The nucleotide window GCGGCTGGGCGATCGTGATGCTCGGCATGCGGCCCACCGGCATGACCCAGGCGTTCTCCGCGCTGGGCCGGGAGACCTTCATCACCAGTGCCCGCTGGGAGAACGGTTGGCTGGCCGCCGACCCGGTGCTGCTGAACCCGAGGCCGGGCGAGACCGTGTTCGCGGATGACTTCGCCGGCGAGACGCTCGCGCCGGAGTGGCTCGCCGTGCGCCGCTACCCGGCCGAGGTGTCGACGCTCGCCGCCGGGCCTGGCGATGCCGGCGCGGATGCCCCGGGCGGTTCGGCCGTCGCGGACGCCGCATCCGCCCCCGGCCGGCTCGTGCTGACCGGCGAGGGCAGCACCCTCGACGCCGAGCAGCCCGTGCTCGTGGGCGTGCGGCAACGCAACCCGTGGTCGAGCACCTCGGTGCGGGTTGGCGGTGTCGCCGGCAGCGGCACCGGACTCGGCGGCCTGGGCGTGCGCTACGACGAGGAACACCACTACGAGATCGAGGTGGGCAACGGCGTCGTGACGGCGCGGGCCTGCGTCGCGGGCATCCGCCAGGAGTGGACGGTGCCGCTGGCCCCGCAGCACCTGGTGGACGGCGCCGTGACCCTGGGTTTGGACACCGTGCCGCCGGATGCGTCGTCGATGCTGTCCGGCCTCACCAGCGACATCGTGGTGCTCAGCGTTGGCGCCGGCGCCGACCGGGTGGAACTCGCCCGGGTGGACGGCCGCTACCTCTCCCAGGAGACCGCGGCCTCGTTCACCGGCCGGGTGCTCTGCCTGTACGCGGTCACCGGCGAGGTCTCCTTCGCCGCCTTCCGCTACGCCGGCACGGAGTAACAGATCCGCGAGCCGTGAGTTGGGCCCCAAAAACTCCAGTTTTTCGGGGCCCAACTCACGGCTCGCGCGCGTAATCGCACCCGCTTACGCCCGACCCCACGCGCTCGCGCCCGCATCCGCCCACGCCTAACTGTTCCCCGTGCGGACAATTGCGCCCGGCGTACCGGACGCAGAAGTCCGCACGGGTAACAGGTGCGTCGGGTGCGGGCCCCTAGGGGCCCGTCCCCGGCCCCGGCGACGGGTCTCTCGCCCGCCCCGCACATCCCGCGAGCCGTGAGCTGAGCCCCGAAAACTCGCGTTTTTTGGGGCCCAACTCACGGCTCGCGGATGCTCACGGCTCGCGCGTTGAGGTGCTCCAGGAGGGACTCCACCCGGGCCACACCGGCCGGGGGCATCATGATCAGCGACGTGCCCAGCGGCGAGTTGCTCTTCCAACGGCCGCCGGTGGTCCAGCCCAGGCCGATGAAGTAGCCCAGCTCGGCGAACAACCCCTGCAGGGCGGATGCCGCGTCGGCGTCGGTGATGATCTCCGACAGCGAGGTCTGCATGTTCAGCAGCGCCGGGGCGGCGGTCGCCACGAGCGCGGCCACATCGGTGACCCACTCGTGCGCACCGGAGCCCACCTCCTCGGTCTCGGTCCCTCCCGGCAGCCGCACCACCGCGGTGGTGTTCGGCGGCACCGACACGGCCAGCGCGAAGGTGCTGCCGGTGAGGGTCCAGTCCACGGTGACTGGGCCGTAGCCGGTGTCGAGCGAGGCGGACGCACTGGTGAGTCCGCCGCCGAGCACCGGCGCCACCAACACCACGCGCGAGCCGGGCTCGCCGGTGGCGATGCCGCCGATGGCGCGGTGCATCCAGTCGGCGACCGCGCCGAGGGCGTAGTGGTTGAACGAGGTCATCTCGCCGGGGTTGATGCTGCCGTCCGGCAGCATGCTGTCCCAGCGCTCCCAGATGGTGGTGGCGCCCATCGACACCGGGTACAACCACGACGGGCAGCCCTCCTCGAGCAGCAGCCGGTACGCCACGTCGCTCTGGCCGCCCAGGCACAGCGCGTCGCAGATCAGCGGGGTGCCCACGAAGCCGGTGCCGATGCGGTAGCCGTGCGAGCGCACCAGCTCGGCCAGCCGGGTGCCCGCCTTCTCGATCAGCGCCGGGTCGGTGAGCAGGCCGAAGCCGATCGCCAGGGCGTACGCGGTGTGGGCGTCGGAGAGCATCCGCCCGGCCGGGGTGACGTATTCGGCCACGAATGCGGCGCGGATGTCCTCGGCCAGCCCGGCGTACCGGGCCGCGTCGGCGTCGTGGCCGAGCACCTCCGCGGCGGCGGCGAGCCGGCTGGTGGAGCGGAAGAAGTACGCCGTGGCGACGATGTCGGGGTCGGTCTTGGCCGCGGCCGGGTTCTCCGGCGGGGCGCTCGGGTCGAGCCAGTCGCCGAACTGGAACCCGCCGCTCCACAGGTGATCGGGGCCGGCCAGCCCGTCGACCACATCGACCCAGGCGCGCATGCTTTCGTATTGGCTGGCCAGCGCGGCCCGGTCGCCGTAGCGCGCGAAGAGCGCATCCGGCACCAGCGTGGCGGCGTCGCCCCAGGCGGCGGCGGCCATCGGCGTCATCGGCAGCGGGTTGGGCACCACGAACGGCACCACCCCGCCGGCCCGGCGCTGGTCGGCGTCCACGTCGCGCAGCCAGGAGCCGAGGAATCCGGCCACGTCATAGAGGTAGCTCGCGGTGGGCGTGAACACCTGGATATCGCCGGTCCAGCCGAGCCGTTCGTCGCGTTGCGGGCAGTCGGTGGGCAGGCTGAGGAAGTTGCCGCGCATGCCCCAGACCACGTTCTGGTGCAGCTGGTTGAGCAGCGGGTTGCTGGTCTGCAGGTGCCCGGTGCGCACCATGTCGTTGTGCACGACCACCGCGCGGATGTGCTCCGGCCGCAGGTCGCCGGGCCAGTCGGTAACCTCCGCGTAGCGGAAGCCGTGGAAGGTGAAGGCGGGGCTCCAGACGCGCGGGCCATCGCCGTCGCCGGTGAAGTGGTCGGTGGCCTCGGCGAACCGCAGCGGCCGCACGCCGAGCTCGCCGTTCTCGAGCACCTCCGCGTGCCGCAGGGTCACGGTGTGCCCGGCGGGTGCATCCACGGTGAGCTCGAGCCAGCCGACCAGGTTCTGGCCGAAGTCGAGCAGGGTCGCCCCGCTCGGGCTGGTGCTGATCTGCTGCACGGCCAGGTGTTCGATCCGGCGCACCGGCGGAGCGAACGACGGGGTGAGCCGGACCGGGTTCGCGATGTCCGTACCGAGCACGGTGACGGGCAGCGGATGCGGCAGCGCCGTCCCCGGGTCCACCAGCGCGGCATCGTCCAGCCGGGCGTCGAAGCTCTCGCCGGGGTAGATGCCCGCGCGGGTGACCGGGCCGGTGTCGCTGGCGGTCCAGGTGTCATCGGTGAGAACCGTCTCGACCCGGCCGTCGGCGTACTCCAGCCGCAGCTGCAGCGACAGCGCCCGGGGCCCGGGGTAGCCCTGCTGGAAGTTGCCGTCGAAGCCGAACCGTTCGCGATACCAGCCGTCGGCCACGGTGGCGCCGAGCACGTTCGCGCCCTCCGTGAGCAGCCCGGTCACGTCGTAGGACTGGAAGGTGAGCCTGTCGTCGTAGCTGGTCCAGCCGGGGGTGAGCACCTCGTCGCCGACGACCTGGCCGTTGATCACCGCCTGGTAGATGCCGTGCGCGGTGGCCGAGAGCACGGCGGAGACCAGGCCGGGGCCGGTCTCGACGAGGGTGCGGAACCGGGTGCTGCCGCGGTCCTCTGGATCGGTGGTTTCCGATGTGGCCGCGATGAAGGGCGCGGTCCAGTCGGCGGGGGAGAGCGGTCCGGTGCGCAGCTCCAGCCACGGGCTGAACTCCGAGACCGACCCGTCGGTTCCGGTCACCCGCACCCGCACCGCGGTCGACGTGTAGGGGCCGAGCGGCTCGGCCGGCCAGGGCTGGTGCTGGGAGTGCACGGTTTGCCGGCGCTCGCCGCGGATGGTCGACCCGAGCCGGGTTTCCAGCTCGTAGGAGTGTTGCAGCCAGCCCGGCGCATCCGTCTCGATCTGCCAGGACAGGGTGGGCGAGCCCGTCGCGAGGAAGTCGGGCCGGCCACGGCCCTCCGCCCAGAACGCGGTGACGGTGACGGGAAACGCGGCGGGCTGAGGCATGAATCTCTCCATTGAGACGGTGGCGCAGGGGCAGAGCAGACGCGGGAACAACGGGCACCGGATGCGGCGCCCGAACACCCTAAAACCATATAGTCATTCGGTATTTGTTTTCTAGTGCCGGAACCTATTCTCGTGGCGCACCCTGTTCATGGTGGCGCAGGTTCTACCCTGCGCCACCAGACATATCCTGCGCCACGAGGCCCTACGACGCTCAGTGCCCGTCGACGTCCGAGTCCACGCCCACACCGGGGCCCTGGTCGAGGGTCGCGATCGCTGCGAGGTCGTCGGCGTCGAGGCTGAAGTCGAAGATGTCCAGGTTCTCTTGCAGCCGGGTGGCACTCGCCGACTTCGGGATCGCCACCAGGCCCAGCTCCAGGTGCCAGCGCAGCACGACCTGGCCGGGGGTCTTGCCGTGCTTTGCGGCCAGCCCGCTGATCAGCGGCTCGGCGAGCAGGGTGTTGCCCTGGCCGAGCGGGCTCCACGAGGTGGTGACGATGCCGTGCGCCGAGTCGTAGGCGCGCTGCTCGGCGCGAGGGATGTATGGGCTGATCTGGATCTGGTTCACGGCCGGCACGATGTCGGTCTCGGCGCGCAACCTGTCCAGGTGCGCCGGCGTGAAGTTCGAGACGCCGATCGACCGGGCCTTGCCGGCGGCGAGCAGCTTCTCGAAGGTGCGCCAGGTAGACACGTAGAGATCGCGCGCGGGCACCGGCCAGTGGATGAGGAGCAGGTCTACATAATCCAGGCCGAGCCGGCCGAGCGAGGCATCCAGCCCCGCGATCGCCCTGTCGTCACCCTGGTAGACGCCGTCGAGCTTGGTCGTGACGAAGAGTTCCTCACGCGGCAGTCCGCAGTCCCGCACGCCCTGCCCCACCCCGGTTTCGTTGCCGTACTTCACGGCCGTGTCGATGTGCCGATAGCCCAGCTCCACCGCGGTCACGATCACCGGGGCCACCGCGGCGTCGGTGAGCGGCCAGGTGCCCATGCCCAACTGGGGAATGCTGTGGCCGTTGTTGAGGGCCAATTCGGGTACAGACATGGTGTGCCTTCCTAGGCTGGTCCGCGAAGCAATCCAGTCATGTTATCCGGCGACGATGCGGTCCCGTCGTTGAGGGCGAGCGTCATGAAGACGCTGTGCGGGTCGAGGGTGTAGTCGGCGAACGGCGGGCAGTCGGTGAAACCGTGCCGGGCGTAGAGCCGGCGGGCCGGCGTGAAGAACTCCTCGCTGCCGGTTTCGAGGAACAGCTGCTCCAGCCGGCGCTCGCGGGCCTCATCCATGACCTGGGTGAGGAGAAGCGTGGCGACGCCACGGCCCCGCGCGGCGGGCGTGGTGCGCATCGACTTGATCTCACCCTGCTCGCCGGTCAGCAGTTTCAGCGCGCCACAACCCAGCAGCGCGCCGTCCTCGCGGGCCGTCCAAAAGCTGATCTCCGGCGCGGACAACGCCGAATGGTCCAGCGCGTGCA belongs to Cryobacterium sp. SO2 and includes:
- a CDS encoding GNAT family N-acetyltransferase, producing MILIERDDPMREDVRLLLDEHLADMFATSPAESVHALDHSALSAPEISFWTAREDGALLGCGALKLLTGEQGEIKSMRTTPAARGRGVATLLLTQVMDEARERRLEQLFLETGSEEFFTPARRLYARHGFTDCPPFADYTLDPHSVFMTLALNDGTASSPDNMTGLLRGPA
- a CDS encoding aldo/keto reductase, with amino-acid sequence MSVPELALNNGHSIPQLGMGTWPLTDAAVAPVIVTAVELGYRHIDTAVKYGNETGVGQGVRDCGLPREELFVTTKLDGVYQGDDRAIAGLDASLGRLGLDYVDLLLIHWPVPARDLYVSTWRTFEKLLAAGKARSIGVSNFTPAHLDRLRAETDIVPAVNQIQISPYIPRAEQRAYDSAHGIVTTSWSPLGQGNTLLAEPLISGLAAKHGKTPGQVVLRWHLELGLVAIPKSASATRLQENLDIFDFSLDADDLAAIATLDQGPGVGVDSDVDGH
- a CDS encoding alpha-L-rhamnosidase yields the protein MPQPAAFPVTVTAFWAEGRGRPDFLATGSPTLSWQIETDAPGWLQHSYELETRLGSTIRGERRQTVHSQHQPWPAEPLGPYTSTAVRVRVTGTDGSVSEFSPWLELRTGPLSPADWTAPFIAATSETTDPEDRGSTRFRTLVETGPGLVSAVLSATAHGIYQAVINGQVVGDEVLTPGWTSYDDRLTFQSYDVTGLLTEGANVLGATVADGWYRERFGFDGNFQQGYPGPRALSLQLRLEYADGRVETVLTDDTWTASDTGPVTRAGIYPGESFDARLDDAALVDPGTALPHPLPVTVLGTDIANPVRLTPSFAPPVRRIEHLAVQQISTSPSGATLLDFGQNLVGWLELTVDAPAGHTVTLRHAEVLENGELGVRPLRFAEATDHFTGDGDGPRVWSPAFTFHGFRYAEVTDWPGDLRPEHIRAVVVHNDMVRTGHLQTSNPLLNQLHQNVVWGMRGNFLSLPTDCPQRDERLGWTGDIQVFTPTASYLYDVAGFLGSWLRDVDADQRRAGGVVPFVVPNPLPMTPMAAAAWGDAATLVPDALFARYGDRAALASQYESMRAWVDVVDGLAGPDHLWSGGFQFGDWLDPSAPPENPAAAKTDPDIVATAYFFRSTSRLAAAAEVLGHDADAARYAGLAEDIRAAFVAEYVTPAGRMLSDAHTAYALAIGFGLLTDPALIEKAGTRLAELVRSHGYRIGTGFVGTPLICDALCLGGQSDVAYRLLLEEGCPSWLYPVSMGATTIWERWDSMLPDGSINPGEMTSFNHYALGAVADWMHRAIGGIATGEPGSRVVLVAPVLGGGLTSASASLDTGYGPVTVDWTLTGSTFALAVSVPPNTTAVVRLPGGTETEEVGSGAHEWVTDVAALVATAAPALLNMQTSLSEIITDADAASALQGLFAELGYFIGLGWTTGGRWKSNSPLGTSLIMMPPAGVARVESLLEHLNARAVSIREP